The following proteins are encoded in a genomic region of Gossypium hirsutum isolate 1008001.06 chromosome D05, Gossypium_hirsutum_v2.1, whole genome shotgun sequence:
- the LOC107906927 gene encoding 60S ribosomal protein L39-3 yields the protein MPSHKTFMIKKKLAKKMRQNRPIPYWIRMRTDNTIRYNAKRRHWRRTKLGF from the exons ATG CCTTCGCACAAGACCTTCATGATCAAGAAGAAGCTGGCCAAGAAGATGAGGCAAAACAGGCCCATTCCTTACTGGATCCGAATGCGCACCGACAACACCATTAG GTACAATGCTAAGCGTAGGCACTGGCGCCGTACCAAGCTAGGGTTCTAA
- the LOC107906926 gene encoding DCN1-like protein 4 isoform X2, protein MPPRASKRKSAPPNSSSVTSSDGRSVSSKAKIKGLEKIDRLFNTYANSSLGMIDPEGIEALCSDLGVDYTDVRILMLAWKLKAEKQGYFTQDEWQTGLKALGVDSLSKLKKALSDLEKEVEKPSNYEDFYTYAFRYCLTEEKQKSVDIESICELLNLVLGVQFRPQIDSLIEYLKVQNDYKVINSDQWINFLRFCKEISFPDLENYDATQAWPLILDNYVEWMREKHS, encoded by the exons ATGCCTCCCCGCGCATCTAAGCGTAAATCTGCCCCACCCAATTCCTCATCCGTCACATCATCCGACGGTCGTTCTG TCTCAAGTAAAGCTAAAATAAAGGGGCTGGAAAAAATAGATCGCTTGTTCAATACATATGCAAATAGTTCCTTGGGCATGATTGA TCCAGAAGGTATTGAAGCACTCTGTTCAGATCTAGGAGTGGACTACACTGATGTCAGGATATTGATGCTCGCTTG GAAACTAAAAGCTGAAAAGCAGGGCTATTTTACCCAG GATGAGTGGCAAACAGGCCTTAAAGCATTGGGGGTTGATTCACTTAGCAAACTAAAGAAGGCGCTCTCTGATTTGGAGAAAGAG GTGGAGAAGCCATCCAATTATGAGGATTTCTATACCTATGCATTTCGATACTGTTTGACAG AGGAGAAGCAAAAGAGTGTGGACATAGAAAGCATCTGTGAATTGTTGAATCTTGTTCTAGGGGTTCAATTTCGTCCTCAGATTGATTCACTAATTGAATATTTGAAG GTCCAGAATGATTACAAAGTAATAAATTCAGACCAGTGGATAAATTTTCTACGTTTTTGCAAGGAG ATTAGCTTTCCAGATCTTGAAAACTATGATGCAACCCAAGCTTGGCCCTTGATCCTTGATAATTATGTTGAATGGATGAGAGAAAAGCATAGCTAG
- the LOC107906926 gene encoding DCN1-like protein 4 isoform X1, with amino-acid sequence MPPRASKRKSAPPNSSSVTSSDGRSVSSKAKIKGLEKIDRLFNTYANSSLGMIDPEGIEALCSDLGVDYTDVRILMLAWKLKAEKQGYFTQDEWQTGLKALGVDSLSKLKKALSDLEKEVEKPSNYEDFYTYAFRYCLTEEKQKSVDIESICELLNLVLGVQFRPQIDSLIEYLKVQNDYKVINSDQWINFLRFCKEVNLLEMYKFANFIFPFAAITQYHKVSFHLHWKSVLAARMKKN; translated from the exons ATGCCTCCCCGCGCATCTAAGCGTAAATCTGCCCCACCCAATTCCTCATCCGTCACATCATCCGACGGTCGTTCTG TCTCAAGTAAAGCTAAAATAAAGGGGCTGGAAAAAATAGATCGCTTGTTCAATACATATGCAAATAGTTCCTTGGGCATGATTGA TCCAGAAGGTATTGAAGCACTCTGTTCAGATCTAGGAGTGGACTACACTGATGTCAGGATATTGATGCTCGCTTG GAAACTAAAAGCTGAAAAGCAGGGCTATTTTACCCAG GATGAGTGGCAAACAGGCCTTAAAGCATTGGGGGTTGATTCACTTAGCAAACTAAAGAAGGCGCTCTCTGATTTGGAGAAAGAG GTGGAGAAGCCATCCAATTATGAGGATTTCTATACCTATGCATTTCGATACTGTTTGACAG AGGAGAAGCAAAAGAGTGTGGACATAGAAAGCATCTGTGAATTGTTGAATCTTGTTCTAGGGGTTCAATTTCGTCCTCAGATTGATTCACTAATTGAATATTTGAAG GTCCAGAATGATTACAAAGTAATAAATTCAGACCAGTGGATAAATTTTCTACGTTTTTGCAAGGAGGTAAACCTTTTGGAAATGTACAAGTTTGCTAATTTTATTTTCCCATTTGCCGCCATAACTCAATACCATAAAGTTTCTTTCCATCTGCATTGGAAGTCAGTGTTGGCTGCCAGAATGAAGAAAaactaa
- the LOC107906925 gene encoding class V chitinase CHIT5b, whose product MAALIIYFQLFSILNIVLLTLPTRSVAMAFAPAIKAAYWPSDSTFPPSAIDTSLFSHIHYAFLMPSNVTYKFEISNSTALLMSNFTTTLGHMNPPPATLFSIGGGGSDSLQFSRMASKPKSRKAFIASAMEVARNFGFDGMDLDWEYPNNPKDMKNLGHLFKEWRRAIKVEAKATCRAPLLLTAAVYFSVEVNFDGVYRKYPANSMDKNLDWVNVMCFDYHGGWNTSVTGAHAALYDSSSNVTTSYGLRSWIKAEVARSKLVMGLPLYGRSWQLKDPSFHEIGSAAVAVGPGDNGTMTFLEIEEFNKKNGAIVVHDMDSVSTYSYVGSSWVGYDDDITATLKIGFAQALGIRGYFFWALGSDSEWKISKQASRAWILGE is encoded by the exons ATGGCTGCCCTCATCATATATTTTCAGCTGTTTTCCATTCTTAATATCGTTTTATTAACATTGCCTACAAGATCAGTTGCCATGGCGTTTGCACCGGCTATCAAAGCAGCTTATTGGCCTTCAGATTCAACTTTCCCACCATCAGCCATAGATACATCCTTGTTTTCTCATATTCACTATGCTTTTCTCATGCCAAGCAACGTCACCTACAAATTCgaaatatcaaattcaacagCCCTACTGATGTCAAATTTTACTACCACCCTGGGCCACATGAATCCTCCGCCCGCAACCCTTTTCTCCATCGGCGGTGGCGGTTCCGATTCCCTTCAATTTTCTCGTATGGCTTCAAAGCCAAAGTCACGTAAAGCTTTCATAGCTTCAGCTATGGAGGTGGCACGAAATTTTGGGTTTGATGGGATGGACTTGGACTGGGAATACCCCAACAACCCGAAAGATATGAAGAACTTAGGCCATTTGTTCAAGGAATGGCGACGAGCTATCAAAGTTGAGGCTAAAGCAACATGCCGAGCACCTCTACTTCTCACGGCGGCCGTGTACTTCTCAGTCGAGGTTAACTTTGATGGAGTCTACCGAAAATACCCAGCGAACTCTATGGATAAAAATCTGGATTGGGTTAATGTAATGTGTTTCGATTATCATGGAGGATGGAACACTTCAGTGACAGGAGCTCATGCAGCGCTTTATGACTCGAGCAGTAATGTGACTACGAGTTATGGGCTTAGATCATGGATCAAAGCTGAGGTGGCTAGAAGCAAGCTAGTTATGGGATTGCCACTTTATGGAAGAAGTTGGCAACTAAAGGACCCAAGTTTTCATGAGATTGGATCAGCCGCTGTTGCAGTAGGGCCAGGAGATAATGGAACAATGACATTTCTGGAGATAGAGGAGTTCAATAAGAAGAACGGTGCCATTGTAGTACATGACATGGACAGTGTCTCGACATATTCTTATGTTGGTTCATCTTGGGTTGGATATGATGATGATATAACAGCGACGTTGAAGATTGGGTTTGCACAAGCACTTGGAATTCGTGGCTATTTCTTTTGGGCTCTAGGCTCTGATAGTGAGTGGAAAATCTCTAAACAAG CTTCAAGAGCGTGGATTCTTGGTGAATGA
- the LOC107906924 gene encoding putative cysteine-rich receptor-like protein kinase 20, which translates to MASKIIFFFLFILFPSSQFHLCGAQTLVKAGYWYASGEFPIQDINSALFTHLSYAFADVNASNYQLLIPSASQQYLSTFPTIVKRRNPSVKPLLSIWNGISATGKSIAGENVNDSVLSSMVSASSKRKSFIDSSIKTARRYGFQGIDLFWVWPNSTDLSNIGVLLDEWRAAINSEQRQPGESQLILTLAILYLPTIEMVSYPIDSIRRNVDWAHVVAYDYHLPTRENFTGLHAALYNPSSNVNTDFGIREWLNKGMPPSKLVLGLPYHGYAWKLVSSQDNAIGAPASGPAVNIDGSMGYKAIKSYIRDYGYGATSVYNATYVVNLLTTPTIWINFDDVETIKAKMSYVKEKKLIGFKAFQLSNDDNWVLSRAAQEGENQANKQQLLLKIILPVSLIVILAVALLYYLRRRKVQSEAEMVLTSIPSPRINAPAAENFGSDASHLQVFKFANIKGDTNNFSSANKLGEGGFGPVYKGKLPGGQEIAVKRLSRTSTQGHEEFQNEVTLTARLQHVNLVRLLGYCTEKEEKLLIYEFMPNKSLELYLFDPVRRYVLDWEKRVRIIEGVTQGLLYLQEYSNITVIHRDLKASNILLDYDMNPKISDFGMARLFKKDVNEANTGRIVGTYGYVPPEYVRKGIYSMKYDVYSFGVLLLQIISGKRNTCYYGPQENLNLLEYAYELWSDDRGTEFIDTSLDDSSSTCKIMRCMQIALLCVQENPENRPTMLEVFSMLKNASMAATTPRRPAFSVKADKNTGSTSASQQEICSFNDPQISQLEPR; encoded by the exons ATGGCATCCAAAAttatcttcttctttcttttcatcTTATTCCCTTCTTCTCAATTCCACTTGTGTGGAGCTCAAACTTTGGTTAAAGCTGGGTACTGGTATGCCAGTGGTGAATTTCCCATACAAGACATAAATTCTGCCTTGTTCACTCATCTTTCATACGCTTTTGCTGATGTGAACGCCTCAAATTATCAGCTCCTTATCCCCTCTGCCTCTCAACAATATTTGTCTACTTTTCCAACCATAGTCAAACGGAGAAACCCATCGGTTAAACCACTGTTATCCATCTGGAATGGAATATCTGCAACTGGAAAATCTATTGCTGGTGAAAATGTTAATGACTCAGTTTTATCTTCAATGGTTTCAGCATCTTCTAAAAGGAAGTCTTTCATTGATTCCTCTATAAAAACAGCTAGGCGTTATGGTTTTCAAGGCATAGACTTGTTCTGGGTCTGGCCTAACAGTACAGATTTGTCTAATATTGGTGTTTTATTAGATGAGTGGCGAGCTGCCATTAATTCAGAGCAGAGACAACCAGGTGAGTCGCAATTGATCTTAACACTAGCCATTCTTTACTTGCCAacaattgaaatggtaagttatccAATCGATTCCATAAGAAGAAATGTAGATTGGGCTCATGTTGTGGCATATGACTATCATTTGCCGACAAGGGAGAATTTTACAGGTCTTCATGCTGCTTTGTATAATCCATCTAGTAATGTCAATACAGATTTTGGGATTAGGGAATGGTTAAATAAAGGAATGCCACCTAGCAAGCTGGTTTTGGGTTTGCCTTACCATGGGTATGCATGGAAATTGGTGAGCAGTCAAGATAATGCCATTGGTGCACCAGCTTCAGGTCCTGCTGTCAACATTGATGGTTCCATGGGTTATAAAGCTATCAAATCATATATTCGAGATTATGGTTATGGAGCTACTAGTGTATACAATGCAACTTATGTAGTGAACTTACTAACTACCCCAACAATTTGGATCAATTTTGATGATGTAGAGACTATCAAAGCAAAAATGTCCTATGTAAAGGAGAAAAAGCTTATTGGTTTCAAAGCTTTTCAGCTTTCCAATGATGATAATTGGGTGCTATCACGGGCAG CTCAAGAGGGGGAAAATCAAGCAAACAAGCAGCAGTTGTTGCTTAAAATCATCCTTCCAGTATCTCTCATTGTTATCCTTGCTGTGGCTTTACTGTATTATTTGCGTAGAAGAAAGGTTCAATCAGAAG CGGAAATGGTTTTAACGAGCATTCCTAGCCCAAGAATTAATGCACCAGCTGCTGAAAATTTTGGCAGTGATGCTTCCCATTTGCAAGTGTTCAAGTTTGCTAACATCAAAGGGGATACAAATAATTTCTCAAGTGCAAATAAGCTTGGAGAAGGTGGCTTTGGTCCTGTGTACAAG GGTAAATTACCAGGAGGCCAGGAAATTGCAGTGAAGAGACTTTCCAGAACTTCTACTCAAGGACATGAGGAATTTCAAAATGAGGTTACATTAACAGCCAGGCTTCAACATGTAAATCTAGTAAGGCTGTTGGGATATTGCACAGAAAAGGAGGAAAAACTGCTGATATATGAATTCATGCCAAATAAAAGCTTAGAACTCTATCTCTTTG ATCCAGTCAGGCGGTATGTTTTAGACTGGGAAAAGCGTGTGAGGATCATTGAAGGGGTTACTCAAGGACTGTTGTATCTTCAAGAATATTCGAATATTACGGTGATTCATAGGGATTTAAAAGCTAGCAACATATTACTGGATTATGATATGAACCCCAAGATATCAGATTTTGGGATGGCTAGACTTTTCAAGAAGGATGTAAATGAAGCAAACACTGGTAGAATTGTTGGAACATA TGGCTATGTTCCTCCtgaatatgtaagaaaaggtatATACTCCATGAAGTATGATGTTTACAGCTTTGGAGTTCTTCTTCTGCAAATTATAAGTGGCAAGAGGAATACATGTTATTATGGCCCACAGGAGAACTTAAACCTTCTTGAATAT GCATATGAGTTGTGGAGTGATGATAGAGGGACAGAATTCATCGATACATCACTTGATGATTCATCTTCAACTTGTAAAATCATGAGATGCATGCAAATCGCATTGCTTTGTGTGCAAGAAAATCCAGAGAATAGACCAACCATGTTAGAAGTTTTCAGTATGCTTAAGAATGCTTCAATGGCGGCAACTACGCCTAGAAGGCCAGCTTTCTCTGTAAAAGCAGATAAAAATACAGGAAGTACGTCTGCATCACAACAAGAAATTTGCTCATTCAATGACCCTCAGATTTCACAATTGGAACCCCGATGA
- the LOC107906922 gene encoding uncharacterized protein isoform X1 has protein sequence MLSAFLHAPTLSFLCSSSSSPQPQPNPRPCLSSMASSSLVRIAVVGDVHDDWDLEEDANALQFLKPDLVLFTGDFGNENLELVQDVAALNFPKAVILGNHDSWSTQQFSSKKKDRVQLQLECLGQEHVGYKRLDFPLLKLSIVGGRPFSCGGQQIFRKRLLSARYGIQDMEGSAKRIYEAALGTPEDHLVIPLAHNGPTGLGSELNDICGKDWVFGGGDHGDPDLAQAISHLKETTNVSIPLVVFGHMHKELAHGNGLRKMIVVGTDNIIYLNGAIVPRVKRSTNETSLQASNSDGTYRAFTLVEILNGQVNKISESWVSVVGNETTLEEEHILFKSNGESSR, from the exons ATGCTTAGCGCGTTTCTCCACGCGCCTACTCTAAGTTTTCTTTgctcttcatcttcttcccctcAACCTCAGCCAAATCCCCGCCCTTGTCTCTCTTCCATGGCTTCCTCTTCCCTGGTTCGAATCGCTGTTGTTGGTGACGTC CACGATGATTGGGACCTTGAAGAAGATGCAAACGCCCTTCAATTTCTTAAG CCGGATTTGGTGCTCTTCACAG gtgattttggtaatgaaaatCTCGAACTAGTTCAAGATGTCGCTGCTCTCAACTTTCCCAAAGCAGTTATTTTGGGGAATCATGATTCTTGGAGCACTCAACAGTTTTCTTCTAA GAAGAAGGATCGAGTTCAACTTCAGCTAGAATG TCTTGGACAGGAACATGTAGGTTACAAACGTCTGGACTTTCCTTTACTAAAGCTCAGTATTGTTGGTGGACGGCCATTTTCGTGCGGTGGTCAACAAATATTTCGGAAAAGGCTTCTGTCTGCAAG GTATGGAATCCAAGATATGGAAGGAAGTGCCAAGAGAATCTATGAAGCTGCGCTTGGGACCCCAGAAGATCATCTAGTTATACCTCTTGCACATAATGGACCCACAG GTCTTGGCAGTGAATTGAATGACATTTGTGGAAAAGACTGGGTGTTTGGTGGTGGTGATCATGGTGATCCAG ATCTAGCACAAGCCATCTCCCACTTGAAAGAGACTACTAACGTCTCCATTCCACTTGTTGTGTTTGGTCACATGCATAAGGAATTGGCACATGGGAATGGTCTTCGTAAAATGATTGTAGTCGGGACTGACAACATCATATACCTGAATGGGGCCATAGTTCCCAGGGTTAAGAGATCCACAAATGAGACCTCCCTGCAAGCATCCAATTCTGATGGCACCTACCGAGCCTTCACTTTAGTTGAGATATTGAATGGACAAGTGAATAAAATCTCCGAAAGTTGGGTGTCTGTTGTTGGAAATGAGACAACATTAGAGGAGGAGCACATACTATTCAAATCGAACGGAGAGTCTTCTCGCTGA
- the LOC107906922 gene encoding uncharacterized protein isoform X2 translates to MLSAFLHAPTLSFLCSSSSSPQPQPNPRPCLSSMASSSLVRIAVVGDVHDDWDLEEDANALQFLKPDLVLFTGDFGNENLELVQDVAALNFPKAVILGNHDSWSTQQFSSNLGQEHVGYKRLDFPLLKLSIVGGRPFSCGGQQIFRKRLLSARYGIQDMEGSAKRIYEAALGTPEDHLVIPLAHNGPTGLGSELNDICGKDWVFGGGDHGDPDLAQAISHLKETTNVSIPLVVFGHMHKELAHGNGLRKMIVVGTDNIIYLNGAIVPRVKRSTNETSLQASNSDGTYRAFTLVEILNGQVNKISESWVSVVGNETTLEEEHILFKSNGESSR, encoded by the exons ATGCTTAGCGCGTTTCTCCACGCGCCTACTCTAAGTTTTCTTTgctcttcatcttcttcccctcAACCTCAGCCAAATCCCCGCCCTTGTCTCTCTTCCATGGCTTCCTCTTCCCTGGTTCGAATCGCTGTTGTTGGTGACGTC CACGATGATTGGGACCTTGAAGAAGATGCAAACGCCCTTCAATTTCTTAAG CCGGATTTGGTGCTCTTCACAG gtgattttggtaatgaaaatCTCGAACTAGTTCAAGATGTCGCTGCTCTCAACTTTCCCAAAGCAGTTATTTTGGGGAATCATGATTCTTGGAGCACTCAACAGTTTTCTTCTAA TCTTGGACAGGAACATGTAGGTTACAAACGTCTGGACTTTCCTTTACTAAAGCTCAGTATTGTTGGTGGACGGCCATTTTCGTGCGGTGGTCAACAAATATTTCGGAAAAGGCTTCTGTCTGCAAG GTATGGAATCCAAGATATGGAAGGAAGTGCCAAGAGAATCTATGAAGCTGCGCTTGGGACCCCAGAAGATCATCTAGTTATACCTCTTGCACATAATGGACCCACAG GTCTTGGCAGTGAATTGAATGACATTTGTGGAAAAGACTGGGTGTTTGGTGGTGGTGATCATGGTGATCCAG ATCTAGCACAAGCCATCTCCCACTTGAAAGAGACTACTAACGTCTCCATTCCACTTGTTGTGTTTGGTCACATGCATAAGGAATTGGCACATGGGAATGGTCTTCGTAAAATGATTGTAGTCGGGACTGACAACATCATATACCTGAATGGGGCCATAGTTCCCAGGGTTAAGAGATCCACAAATGAGACCTCCCTGCAAGCATCCAATTCTGATGGCACCTACCGAGCCTTCACTTTAGTTGAGATATTGAATGGACAAGTGAATAAAATCTCCGAAAGTTGGGTGTCTGTTGTTGGAAATGAGACAACATTAGAGGAGGAGCACATACTATTCAAATCGAACGGAGAGTCTTCTCGCTGA
- the LOC107906922 gene encoding uncharacterized protein isoform X3 — protein MIGTLKKMQTPFNFLSRIWCSSQAGSSFLFIQPMCAMISHFWSLPSNIFPDPIGDFGNENLELVQDVAALNFPKAVILGNHDSWSTQQFSSKKKDRVQLQLECLGQEHVGYKRLDFPLLKLSIVGGRPFSCGGQQIFRKRLLSARYGIQDMEGSAKRIYEAALGTPEDHLVIPLAHNGPTGLGSELNDICGKDWVFGGGDHGDPDLAQAISHLKETTNVSIPLVVFGHMHKELAHGNGLRKMIVVGTDNIIYLNGAIVPRVKRSTNETSLQASNSDGTYRAFTLVEILNGQVNKISESWVSVVGNETTLEEEHILFKSNGESSR, from the exons ATGATTGGGACCTTGAAGAAGATGCAAACGCCCTTCAATTTCTTAAG CCGGATTTGGTGCTCTTCACAGGCAGGTTCCTCTTTCCTCTTTATCCAACCAATGTGTGCTATGATTAGTCACTTTTGGAGTCTTCCCTCTAATATTTTTCCAGATCCAATAG gtgattttggtaatgaaaatCTCGAACTAGTTCAAGATGTCGCTGCTCTCAACTTTCCCAAAGCAGTTATTTTGGGGAATCATGATTCTTGGAGCACTCAACAGTTTTCTTCTAA GAAGAAGGATCGAGTTCAACTTCAGCTAGAATG TCTTGGACAGGAACATGTAGGTTACAAACGTCTGGACTTTCCTTTACTAAAGCTCAGTATTGTTGGTGGACGGCCATTTTCGTGCGGTGGTCAACAAATATTTCGGAAAAGGCTTCTGTCTGCAAG GTATGGAATCCAAGATATGGAAGGAAGTGCCAAGAGAATCTATGAAGCTGCGCTTGGGACCCCAGAAGATCATCTAGTTATACCTCTTGCACATAATGGACCCACAG GTCTTGGCAGTGAATTGAATGACATTTGTGGAAAAGACTGGGTGTTTGGTGGTGGTGATCATGGTGATCCAG ATCTAGCACAAGCCATCTCCCACTTGAAAGAGACTACTAACGTCTCCATTCCACTTGTTGTGTTTGGTCACATGCATAAGGAATTGGCACATGGGAATGGTCTTCGTAAAATGATTGTAGTCGGGACTGACAACATCATATACCTGAATGGGGCCATAGTTCCCAGGGTTAAGAGATCCACAAATGAGACCTCCCTGCAAGCATCCAATTCTGATGGCACCTACCGAGCCTTCACTTTAGTTGAGATATTGAATGGACAAGTGAATAAAATCTCCGAAAGTTGGGTGTCTGTTGTTGGAAATGAGACAACATTAGAGGAGGAGCACATACTATTCAAATCGAACGGAGAGTCTTCTCGCTGA
- the LOC107906922 gene encoding uncharacterized protein isoform X4 produces MIGTLKKMQTPFNFLSVIRISKTYLIRDFVEMQPDLVLFTGDFGNENLELVQDVAALNFPKAVILGNHDSWSTQQFSSKKKDRVQLQLECLGQEHVGYKRLDFPLLKLSIVGGRPFSCGGQQIFRKRLLSARYGIQDMEGSAKRIYEAALGTPEDHLVIPLAHNGPTGLGSELNDICGKDWVFGGGDHGDPDLAQAISHLKETTNVSIPLVVFGHMHKELAHGNGLRKMIVVGTDNIIYLNGAIVPRVKRSTNETSLQASNSDGTYRAFTLVEILNGQVNKISESWVSVVGNETTLEEEHILFKSNGESSR; encoded by the exons ATGATTGGGACCTTGAAGAAGATGCAAACGCCCTTCAATTTCTTAAG TGTCATACGGATCTCAAAAACCTATCTGATAAGAGACTTCGTGGAAATGCAGCCGGATTTGGTGCTCTTCACAG gtgattttggtaatgaaaatCTCGAACTAGTTCAAGATGTCGCTGCTCTCAACTTTCCCAAAGCAGTTATTTTGGGGAATCATGATTCTTGGAGCACTCAACAGTTTTCTTCTAA GAAGAAGGATCGAGTTCAACTTCAGCTAGAATG TCTTGGACAGGAACATGTAGGTTACAAACGTCTGGACTTTCCTTTACTAAAGCTCAGTATTGTTGGTGGACGGCCATTTTCGTGCGGTGGTCAACAAATATTTCGGAAAAGGCTTCTGTCTGCAAG GTATGGAATCCAAGATATGGAAGGAAGTGCCAAGAGAATCTATGAAGCTGCGCTTGGGACCCCAGAAGATCATCTAGTTATACCTCTTGCACATAATGGACCCACAG GTCTTGGCAGTGAATTGAATGACATTTGTGGAAAAGACTGGGTGTTTGGTGGTGGTGATCATGGTGATCCAG ATCTAGCACAAGCCATCTCCCACTTGAAAGAGACTACTAACGTCTCCATTCCACTTGTTGTGTTTGGTCACATGCATAAGGAATTGGCACATGGGAATGGTCTTCGTAAAATGATTGTAGTCGGGACTGACAACATCATATACCTGAATGGGGCCATAGTTCCCAGGGTTAAGAGATCCACAAATGAGACCTCCCTGCAAGCATCCAATTCTGATGGCACCTACCGAGCCTTCACTTTAGTTGAGATATTGAATGGACAAGTGAATAAAATCTCCGAAAGTTGGGTGTCTGTTGTTGGAAATGAGACAACATTAGAGGAGGAGCACATACTATTCAAATCGAACGGAGAGTCTTCTCGCTGA
- the LOC107906922 gene encoding uncharacterized protein isoform X5, with protein MCAMISHFWSLPSNIFPDPIGDFGNENLELVQDVAALNFPKAVILGNHDSWSTQQFSSKKKDRVQLQLECLGQEHVGYKRLDFPLLKLSIVGGRPFSCGGQQIFRKRLLSARYGIQDMEGSAKRIYEAALGTPEDHLVIPLAHNGPTGLGSELNDICGKDWVFGGGDHGDPDLAQAISHLKETTNVSIPLVVFGHMHKELAHGNGLRKMIVVGTDNIIYLNGAIVPRVKRSTNETSLQASNSDGTYRAFTLVEILNGQVNKISESWVSVVGNETTLEEEHILFKSNGESSR; from the exons ATGTGTGCTATGATTAGTCACTTTTGGAGTCTTCCCTCTAATATTTTTCCAGATCCAATAG gtgattttggtaatgaaaatCTCGAACTAGTTCAAGATGTCGCTGCTCTCAACTTTCCCAAAGCAGTTATTTTGGGGAATCATGATTCTTGGAGCACTCAACAGTTTTCTTCTAA GAAGAAGGATCGAGTTCAACTTCAGCTAGAATG TCTTGGACAGGAACATGTAGGTTACAAACGTCTGGACTTTCCTTTACTAAAGCTCAGTATTGTTGGTGGACGGCCATTTTCGTGCGGTGGTCAACAAATATTTCGGAAAAGGCTTCTGTCTGCAAG GTATGGAATCCAAGATATGGAAGGAAGTGCCAAGAGAATCTATGAAGCTGCGCTTGGGACCCCAGAAGATCATCTAGTTATACCTCTTGCACATAATGGACCCACAG GTCTTGGCAGTGAATTGAATGACATTTGTGGAAAAGACTGGGTGTTTGGTGGTGGTGATCATGGTGATCCAG ATCTAGCACAAGCCATCTCCCACTTGAAAGAGACTACTAACGTCTCCATTCCACTTGTTGTGTTTGGTCACATGCATAAGGAATTGGCACATGGGAATGGTCTTCGTAAAATGATTGTAGTCGGGACTGACAACATCATATACCTGAATGGGGCCATAGTTCCCAGGGTTAAGAGATCCACAAATGAGACCTCCCTGCAAGCATCCAATTCTGATGGCACCTACCGAGCCTTCACTTTAGTTGAGATATTGAATGGACAAGTGAATAAAATCTCCGAAAGTTGGGTGTCTGTTGTTGGAAATGAGACAACATTAGAGGAGGAGCACATACTATTCAAATCGAACGGAGAGTCTTCTCGCTGA